CGGGCGCGGGGGGATGGGCAGGGCGCTCTTCAACCACCTGCACAGGCGTCTCTGTCCCTATCGCTCCGTCTTCGGAGACGAAGAACCCAATAACAAAGAGAACAACAAGACTCACCAGAATCGATAGGGACACGATGAGCGCTAGTTTCTTTCCTTTTTTGGGCTTCGCAGGATCGACTCCGGCCTTTACCGGGCTTGCCGCAACAGGCACAGGCTGCGGCATCGGAGCAACCGGTGCGGGAGTGGGCGACGGGGGCGCCGCAGCGACAGGCGGCACGGTCGGCGGTATCGGAGCAACCGGTACGGGAGTGGGCGGCGGCGGCGCTGTATCCACGCCGTATGCTTCCACACGGAGCGGCGCGACCCCATCTTCAACGGGCAAAGAGACACCTTCCGCGGCGTCCTCCAATTGCGTCCATTCCACTTCCCCTTCCACGCTCTCCTGAACCCTTATTTCAGCTATTGTTGAGAAAGGCTGTTCTTGCGCAGGCGCCTGTTCCCCAAGCTCTCCGACAAGTTGCGGAAGGGGCGGTACTGCCGGCGCTTCAACAGGCGCCGTAGCCACAGCGGCCTCTGCCGGGGCTTCCATAAGCGCAGCATGCCTAAGTTCTAAAGCGTTGATCCGTCTGTCCACAGAGGGGTGGGTAGAAAACAAATCGCCCAAGGCGCTCAGCGGAGACGATATTTTTAAGGCGGCATATTGTGCGACGCTCTTATCGTATTCGATGAGCGACACCTCTTCGCCCAAATGTCTCAGCGTCTTAATCATTGCATTGGAATCCAAGAGCTCAGCGGCAATACGATCCGCTTCGAACTCTCGTCTTCGGGAGAAGGCATAGACGACGAGCGTGCCAAGGACGAGGAGTATGGACACGACCACAAATCGAATGACCGTTAAAATGGCAACGATAATCCAATCCAGATCATCGATAAAAAACGCTAAAAAACGGAGTGTCGAAAGGGGGATGTAGAACAACAGCACAACCGCATTCACAACGGCTTGTATCAGGGAAAGGGTGATCATATCCCCATTGGCAATATGGGCAATCTCATGGGCAGTCACAGCGGCGATCTCGTCTTCGTCCATACGGCTCAACAAGGCGGTGCTGTACGCGAGCATAGCGCTCTTACGCGTCGCCCCCGTTGCGAAGGCGTTCATCTCTTCCGATTCATAAATGCCGACTTCCGGCATAACCTCAAGCCCCGCACGCTGTCGAAGCCCATCGACCATATTGTAAAGTTGTATCTCCGCAGCATCCCGCGAATGAGCCGAGATCGTCTTTACTTTATGGGCACGCTTTACCAGCCATTTCGACATGAGCAGTGTCCCGAAAGGAACGGTAGCGCCCATGACGAGCA
Above is a window of Candidatus Hydrogenedentota bacterium DNA encoding:
- a CDS encoding M48 family metalloprotease, giving the protein MLRCRSCNNDLARDAESCPLCGHVVTWCDMGHQFETITSQVSGKGRIHIDPGYKKTVKWFLLANAAVIVTLFFTTAATIGIQGVMVVPVLLVMGATVPFGTLLMSKWLVKRAHKVKTISAHSRDAAEIQLYNMVDGLRQRAGLEVMPEVGIYESEEMNAFATGATRKSAMLAYSTALLSRMDEDEIAAVTAHEIAHIANGDMITLSLIQAVVNAVVLLFYIPLSTLRFLAFFIDDLDWIIVAILTVIRFVVVSILLVLGTLVVYAFSRRREFEADRIAAELLDSNAMIKTLRHLGEEVSLIEYDKSVAQYAALKISSPLSALGDLFSTHPSVDRRINALELRHAALMEAPAEAAVATAPVEAPAVPPLPQLVGELGEQAPAQEQPFSTIAEIRVQESVEGEVEWTQLEDAAEGVSLPVEDGVAPLRVEAYGVDTAPPPPTPVPVAPIPPTVPPVAAAPPSPTPAPVAPMPQPVPVAASPVKAGVDPAKPKKGKKLALIVSLSILVSLVVLFVIGFFVSEDGAIGTETPVQVVEERPAHPPAPVATHAAAAAQPESPALIEEELPAPQTSSIQRVQEQESPAPTVSSVLDTKDNFVPAVKRSSEPPAEEASAADSENKQAATVDTFSEASGALSQTDKEEKYLAAARVLNVTQQREASQAKRDADHRAAVTAAPAPTPPPVPAPSPVYADRDLYGLGLPQQLQLAGVIDGSKNITMELYLDKNVVYGTYYYDKYRTNIAVFGDYDLSGNIELTEHYDGDETGSFKGSFSSATKLGGIWTSGDRKKAYTFSLNITSRQQLDSFVDEEEDDYWAPAPVVLQTLEGIVTGDGVRLRQSPSLKGKIITKLYKNNHVFIISPYSKGLEWVNVKTADQKVGWIHHDYLYVYSSR